From Deinococcus aquaticus, one genomic window encodes:
- the lysS gene encoding lysine--tRNA ligase, with amino-acid sequence MSEGSAPTNRPEGLHEQTVSRLNNLDAQVAAGFEAHPYAYARTHHARDVLAAHPADAVGEDGEAKWEAGQEWPAEEYALAGRVIQMRHKGKAAFADLSDEHGKIQLHFSKQETENFDPTKKIDLGDIVGVRGFPFVTRTGQLTLRVTSWQPLVKSLHPLPSKFHGLQDEELRARRRYVDLMINPESREVYRTRSRMLRFIRTFLDSRDFMEVEGPTLQVVPGGTEAKPFKTFHNALGHEFSMRISLELYLKRLLVGGFERVYEIGRNYRNEGIDRTHNPEFTMLEAYFAYGDYNDMMVLVETLLHDLVVELRGEPKLTYQGRELDFSLPFKRLDFVTALKEQAGLDFDPLDLVKLREWSDVRHPEHRKTPDYKLLDKLGGEYVEPLLQDPTFLTDMPLAISPLVKVHRDREGLAERADLYVAGFELAPIYSELNDALDQRARFEAQTARRDAGDDEAHEQDEDFLLALEYGMPPTAGMGMGMDRLAMLMTDRDSIRDVLLFPLLRPEGTGGSEAGTAEAGAAEGVAEEG; translated from the coding sequence ATGTCTGAAGGTTCTGCCCCCACCAACCGCCCCGAGGGTCTGCACGAGCAGACCGTCAGCCGCCTGAACAACCTGGACGCCCAGGTGGCCGCCGGCTTCGAAGCGCACCCCTACGCGTACGCCCGCACCCACCATGCCCGGGACGTGCTGGCCGCGCACCCCGCCGACGCGGTGGGCGAGGACGGCGAGGCGAAATGGGAGGCCGGGCAGGAATGGCCCGCCGAGGAGTACGCCCTGGCCGGGCGCGTGATCCAGATGCGTCACAAAGGCAAGGCGGCCTTCGCGGACCTCAGTGACGAGCACGGCAAGATCCAGCTGCACTTCTCCAAGCAGGAGACCGAGAACTTCGATCCGACCAAGAAGATCGACCTGGGCGACATCGTGGGTGTGCGCGGCTTCCCGTTCGTGACCCGCACCGGGCAGCTGACGCTGCGCGTGACGTCCTGGCAGCCGCTGGTCAAGAGTCTGCACCCGCTGCCCAGCAAGTTCCACGGCCTGCAGGACGAGGAACTGCGTGCCCGCCGCCGCTACGTGGACCTGATGATCAACCCGGAAAGCCGTGAGGTGTACCGCACGCGCTCGCGGATGCTGCGCTTTATCCGCACCTTCCTGGACAGCCGCGATTTCATGGAAGTCGAGGGCCCCACATTGCAGGTGGTGCCCGGCGGCACCGAGGCCAAGCCGTTCAAGACCTTCCACAACGCGCTGGGCCACGAGTTCAGCATGCGCATCAGCCTGGAGTTGTACCTCAAGCGCCTGCTGGTGGGCGGTTTCGAGCGGGTGTACGAGATCGGCCGCAACTACCGCAACGAGGGCATCGACCGGACGCACAACCCAGAATTCACCATGCTGGAAGCGTACTTCGCGTACGGCGACTACAACGACATGATGGTGCTGGTGGAAACGCTGCTGCACGACCTGGTCGTGGAACTGCGGGGCGAGCCGAAACTGACCTACCAGGGCCGCGAACTGGACTTCTCGCTGCCGTTCAAGCGGCTGGATTTCGTGACGGCCCTGAAAGAGCAGGCCGGGCTGGACTTCGATCCGCTGGACCTCGTGAAACTGCGCGAGTGGAGCGACGTGCGCCACCCGGAGCACCGCAAGACCCCGGACTACAAGCTGCTGGACAAGCTGGGCGGCGAGTACGTGGAGCCTTTGCTGCAGGACCCGACCTTCCTGACGGACATGCCGCTGGCGATCAGTCCGCTGGTGAAGGTGCACCGCGACCGCGAGGGGCTGGCCGAGCGCGCCGATCTGTACGTGGCGGGTTTCGAACTGGCGCCCATCTATTCCGAGCTGAACGACGCGCTGGACCAGCGGGCGCGCTTCGAGGCGCAGACGGCCCGCCGGGACGCCGGGGACGACGAGGCGCACGAGCAGGACGAGGACTTCCTGCTGGCCCTGGAGTACGGCATGCCGCCCACCGCCGGGATGGGGATGGGCATGGACCGTCTGGCGATGCTGATGACCGACCGGGATTCCATCCGGGACGTGCTGCTGTTCCCGTTGCTGCGGCCGGAAGGGACGGGCGGCAGTGAAGCCGGGACCGCCGAAGCCGGTGCCGCTGAAGGTGTTGCTGAAGAGGGCTGA
- a CDS encoding ROK family transcriptional regulator, with amino-acid sequence MIRTEHPTPDTLDLAAIRARHTLLLLDLLWDGDLARVDISRELGLSRSAISSIVTELISVGLVQEVGTRGSGGVGRRATLLNLNTRAAALLAIDLGASHARVDVLDLHCQSLASLTVPHDIVSGPQATYDLLTDLSAQVMQAADISADQIALVGIGVPGPVDHDTGRVVLPPNMPGWDGEDIREALQRRLNLEVLVDNDANLGALAEARFGAHRGTQDLIYVKAATGIGAGVLLGGRLHRGMRGGAGEIGHISINEQGPVGRSGNPGSLESYAAAQVLVTLARSLRAAGAPTTLPNPISLNDLLNHANTDPLARAVWEEAGHHLGVAISTTMNLFNPEAVIIGGRLAQAGDVLLAAIRASAHSRTMRINVDRTRIELGTLGVHAGVLGAGAMMLDSLFTPRGLPHLYAISRLAQGESSAGRDPASRAPPAGPSPPRPAETHPAPLPAAQTSPNRTTRTVSHGGTP; translated from the coding sequence ATGATCCGCACCGAACACCCCACCCCGGACACCCTGGACCTCGCGGCCATCCGCGCGCGGCACACGCTGCTGCTGCTGGACCTGCTGTGGGACGGGGACCTGGCACGGGTGGACATCTCGCGGGAACTGGGTCTGTCCCGCAGCGCCATCAGCTCCATCGTCACGGAACTGATCAGCGTCGGACTGGTGCAGGAAGTCGGCACGCGCGGCAGCGGCGGCGTCGGACGGCGCGCCACGCTGCTGAACCTCAACACCCGCGCCGCCGCCCTGCTCGCCATCGACCTGGGCGCCAGTCACGCCCGCGTGGACGTGCTGGACCTGCACTGCCAGTCGCTGGCCAGCCTGACCGTCCCGCACGACATCGTCAGCGGCCCCCAGGCCACCTACGACCTGCTGACCGACCTGAGCGCCCAGGTCATGCAGGCGGCCGACATCAGCGCCGACCAGATCGCGCTCGTCGGGATCGGCGTGCCCGGCCCGGTCGACCACGACACCGGCCGCGTCGTCCTGCCCCCCAACATGCCCGGCTGGGACGGCGAGGACATCCGCGAGGCCCTGCAGCGCCGCCTGAACCTCGAAGTCCTGGTCGACAACGACGCCAACCTGGGCGCACTCGCCGAGGCCCGCTTCGGCGCGCACCGGGGCACGCAGGACCTGATCTACGTGAAGGCCGCCACCGGCATCGGTGCGGGCGTTCTGCTGGGCGGCCGCCTGCACCGCGGCATGCGCGGCGGCGCCGGCGAGATCGGGCACATCAGCATCAACGAGCAGGGCCCGGTCGGCCGCAGCGGCAACCCCGGCAGCCTCGAAAGCTACGCCGCCGCGCAGGTCCTCGTCACGCTGGCCCGCAGCCTGCGCGCCGCCGGGGCCCCCACCACGCTGCCCAACCCCATCAGCCTGAACGACCTGCTGAACCACGCGAACACCGACCCGCTGGCCCGCGCCGTGTGGGAAGAAGCCGGGCATCACCTGGGCGTGGCGATCAGCACCACCATGAACCTGTTCAACCCGGAAGCCGTGATCATCGGCGGCCGCCTCGCGCAGGCCGGAGACGTACTGCTGGCCGCCATCCGCGCCAGCGCCCACAGCCGCACCATGCGCATCAACGTGGACCGCACCCGCATCGAACTCGGCACGCTCGGCGTGCACGCCGGGGTGCTGGGCGCCGGGGCCATGATGCTCGACTCGCTGTTCACGCCGCGCGGACTGCCGCACCTGTACGCCATCTCACGCCTGGCGCAGGGGGAAAGCAGCGCCGGGCGCGATCCGGCCAGCCGGGCCCCACCGGCCGGACCGTCCCCACCCCGGCCGGCTGAGACTCACCCGGCACCACTCCCGGCAGCACAGACTTCGCCCAACCGCACAACCCGCACCGTTTCGCACGGAGGAACACCATGA
- a CDS encoding ABC transporter substrate-binding protein: protein MKKALLIAAALAVTTSASAAGKLEIFSWWSGDEGPALEALIKIYKAKYPSVTVDNATVSGGAGTNAKAVLKTRMLGGTPPDSFQAHAGQELIGTWVVANRMEDLSSLFKSEGFDKVFPKDLIKLISTNGKIWSVPVNVHRSNVMWYNPAKLKAWGVTVPKTWPEFIKTCSTLKAKGVAAPLVVGENWTQQHLWESVMIGTLGAQGWENLWSGKMKFTDPKVVGAFTTFGKVMDCANKDASGLSWQQASDRIIDGTSAFNVMGDWAAGYFTTTKKLAPNTGFGWAAAPGTTKTFVMLADSFGLPKGAKDRAEAVNWLKVLGSKAGQDAFNPLKGSIAARTDSDLSKYNTYSKSAAADWKSNKIVGSLVHGAVAPESFTSAFGAVIDQFVASKNSAGAAAAAQQLAVRAGISK from the coding sequence ATGAAAAAAGCACTCCTGATCGCCGCCGCCCTCGCCGTCACCACCAGCGCCTCTGCCGCTGGCAAGCTGGAAATCTTCTCCTGGTGGTCCGGCGATGAAGGCCCCGCCCTCGAAGCCCTGATCAAGATCTACAAGGCCAAGTACCCCTCGGTCACCGTGGACAACGCCACCGTCTCCGGCGGGGCCGGCACCAACGCCAAGGCCGTCCTGAAAACCCGCATGCTGGGCGGCACGCCCCCCGACAGCTTCCAGGCGCACGCCGGCCAGGAACTCATCGGCACCTGGGTCGTCGCCAACCGCATGGAAGACCTGAGCAGCCTGTTCAAGAGCGAAGGCTTCGACAAGGTCTTCCCCAAGGACCTGATCAAGCTGATCAGCACGAACGGCAAGATCTGGAGCGTGCCCGTCAACGTGCACCGCAGCAACGTCATGTGGTACAACCCCGCCAAACTGAAGGCCTGGGGCGTCACCGTGCCCAAGACCTGGCCCGAATTCATCAAGACCTGCAGCACCCTGAAAGCCAAGGGCGTGGCCGCGCCGCTGGTCGTCGGTGAGAACTGGACCCAGCAACACCTCTGGGAGAGCGTCATGATCGGCACGCTCGGCGCGCAGGGCTGGGAGAACCTCTGGTCCGGCAAGATGAAGTTCACGGACCCCAAGGTCGTGGGAGCCTTCACCACCTTCGGCAAGGTCATGGACTGCGCCAACAAGGACGCCTCGGGCCTCAGCTGGCAGCAGGCCAGTGACCGCATCATCGACGGCACCAGCGCCTTCAACGTCATGGGCGACTGGGCGGCCGGGTACTTCACGACCACCAAGAAACTCGCCCCGAACACCGGCTTCGGCTGGGCCGCCGCCCCCGGCACCACCAAGACCTTCGTGATGCTGGCCGACTCCTTCGGTCTGCCCAAGGGCGCCAAGGACCGCGCCGAGGCCGTCAACTGGCTGAAAGTCCTGGGCAGCAAGGCCGGCCAGGACGCCTTCAACCCCCTGAAAGGCTCGATCGCCGCGCGCACCGACAGCGACCTGAGCAAGTACAACACCTACAGCAAGAGCGCCGCCGCCGACTGGAAGAGCAACAAGATCGTCGGTAGCCTCGTGCACGGGGCCGTCGCGCCCGAAAGCTTCACCAGCGCCTTCGGGGCCGTGATCGACCAGTTCGTCGCCAGCAAGAACAGCGCCGGGGCCGCCGCCGCCGCGCAGCAGCTGGCCGTCCGCGCCGGCATCAGCAAGTAA
- a CDS encoding carbohydrate ABC transporter permease — MKGLSKDRLWSIAVLAPSIILIAVFVYGFIARSVYVSMTDWGNDPAQALAIDPIIRWVGLANYQELFSGFLQGRFRQELINTIFFTIFFILGCLGLGLGLALILDRNPKGEGLWRTIFLFPMSLSFIVTGTIWRWMLQPQGGLNQAPTLFGAQPSTFGWLSSSDAILKFDWNKLPLLTASVVGVVLIVMAVRAARSGDRIRTVVAAVCAAILIVWALFVGPNVKMLPAPELHGFNLALIGIIIAAVWQMSGYTMALYLAGLRGIPEELREAAKVDGANDLGLYRHVIFPLLAPISLSAMIVLGHISLKIFDLVYAMAGPDNIATSVPALNMYLTSFRQNQFSLGAAIGTILLILVAFVIVPYLASQFKQEDGHA, encoded by the coding sequence TTGAAAGGCCTGAGTAAAGATCGCCTGTGGTCCATTGCCGTTCTGGCCCCCAGCATCATATTGATCGCCGTGTTCGTGTACGGCTTCATTGCCCGCAGCGTGTACGTCAGCATGACCGACTGGGGCAACGACCCCGCCCAGGCGCTGGCCATCGATCCCATCATCCGCTGGGTGGGCCTCGCCAACTACCAGGAACTGTTCAGCGGTTTCCTGCAGGGCCGCTTCCGGCAGGAACTGATCAACACCATCTTCTTCACGATCTTCTTCATCCTGGGCTGCCTGGGCCTGGGCCTGGGCTTGGCGCTGATCCTGGACCGCAACCCGAAAGGGGAGGGCCTGTGGCGCACCATCTTCCTGTTCCCCATGAGCCTGTCGTTCATCGTGACCGGCACCATCTGGCGCTGGATGCTGCAACCCCAGGGCGGCCTGAACCAGGCCCCGACTCTCTTCGGTGCTCAGCCCAGCACCTTCGGCTGGCTGAGCAGCAGTGACGCCATCCTGAAATTCGACTGGAACAAACTGCCGCTCCTGACCGCCAGCGTGGTCGGCGTCGTCCTGATCGTCATGGCCGTGCGCGCCGCCCGCAGCGGCGACCGCATCCGCACGGTGGTTGCGGCCGTCTGCGCCGCCATCCTGATCGTCTGGGCGCTGTTCGTCGGCCCGAACGTGAAGATGCTGCCCGCCCCGGAACTGCACGGCTTCAACCTCGCCCTGATCGGCATCATCATCGCCGCCGTGTGGCAGATGAGCGGCTACACCATGGCCCTGTACCTCGCGGGCCTGCGCGGCATTCCGGAAGAACTCCGCGAGGCCGCCAAGGTAGACGGTGCCAACGACCTGGGGCTGTACCGGCACGTGATCTTCCCGCTGCTGGCTCCCATCAGCCTGTCGGCGATGATCGTGCTGGGCCACATCAGCCTCAAGATCTTCGACCTGGTGTACGCCATGGCCGGCCCCGACAACATCGCGACCAGCGTTCCGGCGCTGAACATGTACCTCACCAGCTTCCGGCAGAACCAGTTCTCGCTGGGCGCGGCCATCGGCACCATCCTGCTGATCCTGGTGGCGTTCGTGATCGTTCCCTACCTCGCCTCTCAGTTCAAACAGGAGGATGGTCACGCATGA
- a CDS encoding carbohydrate ABC transporter permease: MTSAPAKAVSAPTTPRKPIQPGRIVMYALLVVAALFFLVPVYLLFATALKSPDAINLATTWHWPAALNWASFSEAWGKIGGNMLNSLFLAVVATLLSAMLGSLNGYALSKWKFRGANTLFALMLFGMFIPYQAVLIPLFQFIKSIGLYGSIWGLILAHVVYGIPITTLIFRNFYADVPDALVEAATIDGAGFWSIYRLVIFPISIPGFVVVIIWQFTQVWNEFLFAATLTNTTSQPVTYALSQLAGGQAVSWNLPMAGAILAALPTLLVYILLGRYFVRGLLAGSVKG, encoded by the coding sequence ATGACCAGCGCCCCCGCCAAGGCCGTCTCGGCCCCCACCACCCCCCGCAAACCCATCCAGCCCGGCCGGATTGTCATGTACGCCCTGCTGGTCGTGGCCGCCCTGTTCTTCCTGGTGCCGGTGTACCTGCTGTTCGCCACCGCCCTGAAAAGCCCGGACGCCATCAACCTCGCCACCACCTGGCACTGGCCGGCCGCGCTGAACTGGGCCAGTTTCAGTGAGGCGTGGGGCAAGATCGGCGGGAACATGCTCAACAGCCTGTTCCTGGCCGTGGTCGCCACGCTGCTGAGCGCCATGCTGGGTAGCCTGAACGGGTACGCCCTGAGCAAGTGGAAGTTCCGTGGGGCGAACACCCTGTTCGCGCTGATGCTGTTCGGGATGTTCATTCCGTACCAGGCGGTGCTGATTCCGCTGTTCCAGTTCATCAAGTCCATCGGCCTGTACGGCAGCATCTGGGGCCTGATCCTGGCGCACGTGGTGTACGGCATTCCGATCACCACGCTGATCTTCCGGAACTTCTACGCCGACGTGCCCGACGCGCTCGTCGAGGCCGCCACCATCGACGGCGCGGGCTTCTGGAGCATCTACCGCCTCGTGATCTTCCCGATCAGCATTCCGGGTTTCGTGGTCGTGATCATCTGGCAGTTCACGCAGGTCTGGAACGAATTCCTGTTTGCGGCCACCCTGACCAACACGACCTCTCAGCCCGTCACGTACGCCCTGTCGCAACTGGCAGGCGGCCAGGCGGTCAGCTGGAACCTGCCGATGGCCGGCGCGATCCTGGCGGCGCTGCCCACCCTGCTGGTGTACATCCTGCTGGGCCGGTACTTCGTGCGCGGCCTGCTGGCCGGGTCCGTCAAGGGCTGA
- a CDS encoding ATP-binding protein → MTTTETLNVFVVAADPGRALQLTPLLPRTDVKYVPDAESLLRESHVVIPDVVLLYTSTPGVPLHQVLPMLRQRAELSGTQWLGVGTQGLGELLAAGADALISDATPSEAVALQVRTMLARAQQHREALLRVASLQRRMDTWEHEERVRDQLVHMLVHDLKNPIAAVMGLIEIVQDDPRIPEDNRELLKVAHDETQHLLHLAANMLDVRKIQAGKMNLKRELMFTPMFREVIEQARGDVGSGLRDRHVRVDIEADMSPASADPEILRRVLANLISNALKHTTTGGVIAILAKSIPEGVQVMVRDDGEGIPADDIPNLFAAFEQSRLTLHGRFDTGMGLAFCKLAVEEHGGTIHVESERGKGASFIFTVPSAQDNDDDDDFVELV, encoded by the coding sequence ATGACGACTACAGAGACTCTCAACGTGTTTGTCGTCGCTGCGGACCCGGGCCGCGCGCTGCAACTGACGCCGCTGCTGCCACGAACAGACGTGAAGTACGTCCCGGACGCAGAAAGCCTGCTGCGCGAATCGCACGTCGTCATTCCCGACGTGGTGCTGCTGTACACCAGTACGCCCGGTGTGCCGCTGCATCAGGTGCTGCCCATGCTGCGCCAGCGCGCCGAACTGAGCGGCACGCAGTGGCTGGGCGTGGGCACGCAGGGCCTGGGTGAACTGCTGGCCGCCGGGGCCGACGCCCTGATCAGCGACGCCACCCCGTCCGAGGCGGTGGCCCTGCAGGTACGGACCATGCTGGCGCGCGCGCAGCAGCACCGCGAGGCCCTGCTGCGCGTGGCGAGCCTGCAACGCCGCATGGACACCTGGGAGCACGAGGAACGCGTGCGCGACCAGCTGGTGCACATGCTGGTGCACGACCTGAAAAACCCCATCGCGGCCGTCATGGGCCTGATCGAGATCGTGCAGGACGACCCGCGGATTCCCGAGGACAACCGTGAACTGCTGAAGGTCGCGCACGACGAAACGCAGCACCTGCTGCACCTCGCGGCGAACATGCTGGACGTCCGCAAGATCCAGGCCGGGAAGATGAACCTGAAACGCGAACTGATGTTCACGCCCATGTTCCGCGAGGTGATCGAGCAGGCGCGCGGCGACGTGGGCAGCGGCCTGCGCGACCGGCACGTGCGCGTGGACATTGAGGCCGACATGAGCCCCGCCAGCGCCGACCCGGAAATTCTGCGCCGCGTCCTGGCGAACCTGATCAGCAACGCCCTGAAGCACACGACCACGGGCGGCGTGATCGCCATCCTGGCCAAAAGCATTCCCGAGGGCGTGCAGGTCATGGTCCGCGACGACGGCGAGGGCATTCCCGCCGACGACATTCCCAACCTGTTCGCCGCGTTCGAGCAGTCCCGCCTGACGCTGCACGGCCGCTTCGATACCGGCATGGGACTGGCCTTCTGCAAACTGGCGGTCGAGGAGCACGGCGGCACCATTCACGTGGAGTCCGAGCGCGGCAAGGGCGCGTCGTTCATCTTCACGGTGCCGTCCGCGCAGGACAACGACGACGACGACGATTTCGTGGAACTGGTGTAA
- a CDS encoding NADH-quinone oxidoreductase subunit A has protein sequence MLLVALGIGIVAVIASALLGPKKGSRAKLMAYESGNDPEHGGVGTGQRFPVHFYLVAMLFIIFDIETAFFYPLAVAYQKLIPFAFFEAITFVVLLLVGYVYVLKKKVLEWA, from the coding sequence ATGCTCCTCGTCGCGCTCGGCATCGGCATCGTCGCCGTCATCGCCAGCGCCCTCCTCGGCCCCAAGAAGGGCAGCCGCGCCAAACTCATGGCCTACGAAAGCGGCAACGACCCCGAACACGGCGGCGTCGGCACCGGCCAGCGGTTCCCGGTGCACTTCTACCTCGTCGCCATGCTGTTCATCATCTTCGACATCGAAACCGCCTTCTTCTACCCGCTGGCCGTCGCCTACCAGAAACTCATCCCGTTTGCCTTCTTCGAGGCCATCACCTTCGTCGTGCTGCTGCTCGTCGGGTATGTCTACGTGCTGAAAAAGAAGGTGCTGGAATGGGCATGA
- a CDS encoding NuoB/complex I 20 kDa subunit family protein: MPLKELFEKDWQELESEGVLFSSLEKLVAWGRSNSLWPATFGLACCAIEMMSSTDGRNDLARFGSEVFRASPRQADVMIVAGRLSKKMAPVMRRVYDQMPDPKWVISMGACASSGGMFNNYAIVQNVDSVVPVDIFVPGCPPRPEALIYAVMQLQKKVRGEAFDQLGHQLPMVDAWTR, encoded by the coding sequence ATGCCGCTGAAGGAACTGTTCGAGAAGGATTGGCAGGAACTGGAATCCGAGGGTGTGCTGTTCTCCAGCCTGGAGAAACTGGTCGCGTGGGGCCGCAGCAACAGCCTGTGGCCCGCCACGTTCGGCCTAGCGTGCTGCGCCATCGAGATGATGAGCAGCACCGACGGCCGCAACGACCTCGCCCGCTTCGGCAGCGAGGTGTTCCGCGCCTCTCCCCGGCAGGCGGACGTGATGATCGTCGCCGGCCGCCTGAGCAAGAAGATGGCGCCCGTCATGCGCCGCGTGTACGACCAGATGCCCGACCCCAAATGGGTGATCAGCATGGGCGCCTGCGCCAGTTCGGGGGGCATGTTCAACAACTACGCCATCGTGCAGAACGTGGACAGCGTGGTGCCCGTGGACATCTTCGTGCCCGGCTGCCCCCCGCGCCCCGAAGCGCTGATCTACGCCGTCATGCAACTCCAGAAGAAGGTGCGCGGCGAGGCCTTCGATCAGCTGGGCCACCAGCTGCCCATGGTGGACGCATGGACCCGCTGA
- a CDS encoding NADH-quinone oxidoreductase subunit C translates to MGREGVAQSSTSQPVAAVTPATVAAPAAPSRDVSPLIRELGLTEDDAAEPTALVTPDDLLRVAHALKERGFMLMDTVGLDYSTYTQPRPKRFAVLHNIYHPRDHRRVFLRVWLDDGEPLASLYPVWKAANYLEREVYDLMGVPFTGHPDLRKVLTPDDLEGHPLRKDFPLGETPTLFRDGRFLDPAAFRAGLTGQSSGLTGYRGELRRGQGDDRTPPVMPAGGPK, encoded by the coding sequence ATGGGCCGCGAGGGCGTCGCGCAGTCCAGCACCAGCCAGCCGGTCGCCGCCGTCACGCCCGCCACCGTTGCCGCCCCGGCCGCGCCCAGCCGCGACGTGAGCCCCCTGATCCGCGAACTGGGCCTCACGGAAGACGACGCCGCCGAACCCACCGCGCTGGTCACCCCGGACGACCTGCTGCGCGTGGCCCACGCCCTCAAGGAACGCGGCTTCATGCTGATGGATACCGTCGGCCTGGACTACAGCACCTACACGCAGCCCCGCCCCAAGCGCTTCGCGGTGCTGCACAACATCTACCACCCCCGCGACCACCGGAGGGTGTTCCTGCGCGTCTGGCTGGACGACGGCGAGCCCCTGGCTAGCCTGTACCCCGTCTGGAAGGCCGCGAACTACCTGGAACGCGAGGTGTACGACCTGATGGGCGTGCCCTTCACCGGCCACCCCGACCTGCGCAAGGTCCTCACGCCCGACGACCTCGAGGGGCACCCGCTGCGCAAGGACTTTCCGCTGGGCGAGACGCCCACCCTGTTCCGCGACGGCCGGTTCCTGGACCCCGCCGCCTTCCGCGCCGGCCTGACCGGCCAGAGCAGCGGCCTGACCGGCTACCGCGGCGAACTGAGGCGCGGACAGGGCGACGACCGCACCCCGCCCGTCATGCCCGCTGGAGGCCCCAAGTGA
- the nuoD gene encoding NADH dehydrogenase (quinone) subunit D produces MHTQIMSLNVGPQHPSTHGVLRLVVDMDGEDVVKVTPHMGYLHTGFEKTFENRTYQQGVTYAPRTDYLHCFGHELAYVLSVEKLLQADVPERATTVRVILHELGRMHSHLVFVGTGLLDLGAITPFFYAFREKEALQDLFEAVCGYRMNQGYFRVGGLSRDIPDDWAPRVEKFLDQMERGVTEYATLFAQNPIFLDRAKGVGVIPPEVALDLGLTGPNLRASGVPLDNRKDNPYCGYETYDFNVITSPDGDSLARFNMRLLEFGESIKIVRQGLKRLKPGPVKDPNRKISLPPRPELETSMEAVIHHFKLVTEGFHPPLGEVYVPVESARGEVGYYIVSDGGSMPYRVKIRAPSFVNLQALEYACVGAQFADLITILATIDPVLGDVDR; encoded by the coding sequence ATGCACACGCAGATCATGAGCCTGAACGTCGGCCCGCAGCACCCCAGCACGCACGGTGTGCTGCGGCTCGTGGTGGACATGGACGGCGAGGACGTCGTGAAGGTCACGCCGCACATGGGGTACCTGCACACCGGCTTCGAGAAGACCTTCGAGAACCGCACGTACCAGCAGGGCGTCACGTACGCCCCCCGCACCGATTACCTGCACTGCTTCGGGCATGAACTCGCGTACGTCCTGAGCGTCGAGAAACTCCTTCAGGCCGACGTGCCCGAGCGCGCCACCACCGTTCGCGTCATCCTGCACGAACTCGGGCGCATGCACAGCCACCTCGTGTTCGTCGGCACAGGCCTGCTGGACCTCGGGGCCATCACGCCGTTCTTCTACGCCTTCCGCGAGAAAGAAGCCCTGCAGGACCTGTTTGAAGCGGTGTGCGGGTACCGCATGAACCAGGGGTACTTCCGCGTGGGCGGTCTCAGCCGCGACATCCCTGACGACTGGGCTCCCCGCGTCGAGAAATTCCTGGATCAGATGGAACGCGGCGTCACCGAGTACGCCACCCTGTTCGCGCAGAACCCCATCTTCCTCGACCGCGCCAAGGGGGTCGGTGTGATCCCGCCCGAAGTCGCCCTGGACCTGGGCCTCACCGGCCCGAACCTGCGCGCCAGCGGCGTCCCACTCGATAACCGCAAGGACAACCCCTACTGCGGGTACGAAACCTACGACTTCAACGTCATCACTAGCCCCGACGGGGACTCCCTGGCGCGGTTCAACATGCGCCTCCTCGAATTCGGCGAGAGCATCAAGATCGTCCGCCAGGGCCTGAAACGCCTGAAGCCCGGCCCGGTCAAGGACCCCAACCGCAAGATCAGCCTCCCGCCCCGCCCGGAACTCGAAACGAGCATGGAAGCCGTCATTCACCACTTCAAACTCGTCACCGAGGGATTCCACCCACCCCTGGGCGAGGTGTACGTGCCGGTCGAAAGTGCGCGCGGCGAGGTCGGGTACTACATCGTGTCCGACGGCGGCAGCATGCCCTACCGCGTGAAGATCCGGGCGCCCAGCTTCGTGAACCTCCAGGCCCTCGAATACGCCTGCGTCGGCGCGCAGTTCGCGGACCTGATCACCATCCTCGCAACCATCGACCCCGTACTGGGCGACGTGGACCGGTAA